The following proteins are encoded in a genomic region of Amphiura filiformis chromosome 18, Afil_fr2py, whole genome shotgun sequence:
- the LOC140139607 gene encoding metabotropic glutamate receptor-like — MIDIILHYKWKYISFLNSDDTYGRSAQQQFTALAAENDICVGITHTISLASDADDYDDVMDELLGMQKSKHATVVILFVQLEMVKNIFSAASRMKAGRKFIWIGSDGWGNYGEMAIEGNEEVAVGSFTVIPSSETLPDFNSYFRSLTPATSDNPWLPVFLNHYGACSMPDDCENSTLRAIDSDLTSHETLVMDAVYAFAYALHSMCHAQCGEPVEDCATCLNLSADSGELVDYLLSTSFDSLANGRVSFTENGDISGRYTIKNLQKFDDGYKFVQVGKWSDNVHVTSETVIGQLMPWYVEVDDVTGAPISVCSLPCIERHSIQIISRGGMPDDCENSTLRAIDSDLTSHETLVMDAVYAFAYALHSMCHAQCGEPVEDCATCLNLSADSGELVDYLLSTSFDSLANGRVSFTENGDVSGRYTIKNLQKFDDGYKFVQVGKWNDNVHVTSETVIGQLMPWYVEVDDVTGAPISVCSLPCKPGERRYVIPDNPCCWECIKCQPFEIVINNNTECSSCWDLEHDPFVSQRIHV; from the exons ATGATTGATATCATCCTCCACTACAAATGGAAGTACATCTCATTTTTGAACTCGGATGATACCTACGGGAGAAGCGCTCAACAACAGTTCACGGCACTTGCTGCGGAGAATGATATATGCGTCGGTATTACACATACAATCTCCTTAGCGTCCGACgcagatgattatgatgatgtcaTGGATGAATTGCTTGGGATGCAGAAATCCAAACACGCCACGGTGGTGATACTCTTTGTCCAGTTAGAGATGGTGAAGAACATCTTTTCTGCAGCATCCAGGATGAAGGCGGGGAGGAAGTTCATCTGGATTGGAAGTGATGGATGGGGTAACTACGGGGAGATGGCTATTGAAGGCAATGAGGAGGTAGCAGTAG GCTCATTTACCGTGATCCCTTCATCTGAGACTTTACCCGACTTCAATTCGTACTTCAGATCACTTACGCCAGCGACAAGCGATAATCCATGGCTACCTGTATTTCTCAACCATTATGGAGCATGCAGTATGCCTGACGATTGCGAAAACTCCACTCTGAGAGCCATAGACTCCGATCTTACATCACACGAAACTTTAGTCATGGATGCCGTTTACGCTTTTGCGTATGCCTTACATAGCATGTGCCACGCTCAATGCGGTGAACCAGTTGAAGATTGCGCTACTTGCTTGAATTTGTCAGCGGACAGCGGTGAACTTGTTGACTATCTTTTAAGTACAAGTTTTGACAGTCTAGCCAATGGCCGCGTTAGTTTTACGGAAAACGGTGACATCTCAGGTCGATACACGATAAAAAATTTACAGAAATTTGACGATGGGTACAAATTTGTACAAGTAGGCAAGTGGAGCGACAACGTACATGTAACCAGTGAGACTGTGATAGGACAGTTAATGCCATGGTACGTTGAAGTTGATGACGTCACAGGAGCGCCAATATCGGTCTGTAGCCTCCCAT GCATTGAAAGGCATTCAATACAGATCATATCTAGGGGTGGAATGCCTGACGATTGCGAAAACTCCACTCTGAGAGCCATAGACTCCGATCTTACATCACACGAAACTTTAGTCATGGATGCCGTTTACGCTTTTGCGTATGCCTTACATAGCATGTGCCACGCTCAATGCGGTGAACCAGTTGAAGATTGCGCTACTTGCTTGAATTTGTCAGCGGACAGCGGTGAACTTGTTGACTATCTTTTAAGTACAAGTTTTGACAGTCTAGCCAATGGCCGCGTTAGTTTTACGGAAAACGGTGACGTCTCAGGTCGATACACGATAAAAAATTTACAGAAATTTGACGATGGGTACAAATTTGTACAAGTAGGCAAGTGGAACGACAACGTACATGTAACCAGTGAGACTGTGATAGGACAGTTAATGCCATGGTACGTTGAAGTTGATGACGTCACAGGAGCGCCAATATCGGTCTGTAGCCTCCCATGTAAGCCAGGCGAAAGACGCTATGTCATTCCGGATAACCCATGCTGTTGGGAGTGCATTAAATGTCAGCCATTTGAAATCGTGATTAACAATAACACGGAATGCTCATCGTGTTGGGACTTGGAGCATGACCCATTTGTGTCCCAGCGGATACATGTATAG